One Streptosporangium becharense genomic window, TCCGGGCACCGCTCCGCGATGGCCACCGCCGTCTCCCGCGCCTCGCGCTCCGGCACGGCCTGCAGCCATCCCTGCACCTTGAGCAGGCCCCGCGACAGTTCGCGCTCCCCCAGCAGGCGGTTCGAGGTGAGGTCGACGGTCACCACCGGCTCGTCCCGCATGTCGTACAGCGGCTCGTCCGGCAGCACGAGCAGCACCGGGCGGCCTGCGCCGTCCACGCCGCCCCTCGCCGGCATCGCGGGCCGGTCGGAACCGGCGAGCGAGACGTGGGTGGGGGCCGCCGCGGCGGCGAGCGTACGAACCCGCTCCGGGACGGGCGGGGCGACGACGGGCTGCATGAACCGGCTCTCCTTGAGATCGGACGTCTTCTACAGCTAAGGTAAGTCTTACCTAACTAAGGTAGACCTAATCACACAGGAGTGATGATGCGCTACACCGGACCCAAGGTTCGGCTCTCTCGCCGGGCGGGCGTCCCGCTGACCCGCAAGGCCGTCCGCTACTTCGAGGAGCGGCCCTACCCGCCGGGCGAGCACGGGCGCAAGACGAACCGCCGCCAGACCGGCGACTACGGGCTCCGGTTGATGGAGAAGCAGAAGCTGCGCTGGTACTACGACGTGTCCGAGCGCCAGATGGGCCGCTACTGGGACCTGGCGGTGCGCAGCAGCGGCCGTTCCGGCGCCGAGCTGGTGGTGCTGCTGGAGTCGAGGCTCGCCTCGCTCGTCCTGCGCGCCGGCCTGGCCCCGTCGATCTACGCGGCCCGCCAGTACGTCACCCACGGCCACATCACCGTGGACGGCCGGAAGGTCGACATCCCCAGCTACCTGGTCAAGCCCGGACAGGTCATCGCGGTGCGTGAGAAGTCGCGCCGCATGCAGCCGTTCGTCGCGGCCTCCGAAGGCGTCTACGCCGACGACCGGGTCGCCCCCTACATCGACGTCAACCACGGTGAGCTCCGGTTCACCCTGGTCAACCGCCCGCTGCGCGAGCAGGTCGTCGTCCCCGTGGACGAGCAGCTCGTGGTGGAGTTCTACTCCCGCTGAGCCGTCCTACCGGCCCGCCGCCCGCCGGGCGGCGGGCCCGTTCTGCGTCGCGGGCCCGTTCCGTGCCGCGGGCCCGTTCTGCGCCGCGGGGACCCGGTCGCGCAGCTCCCGCACCTCGGCCCGCAGCTCGGCCAGCTCGGCCAGGAGCACGGCCCCCAGCTCCTCGGTGGCATGCACGGACTCCTCGGCGTGCTCCTCCTCCATCGCGCTGACGACCACCGCGATGAACAGGTTCAGCACCACGAAGGTGCACACCAGCATGAAGAGCACGAAGAACACCCAGGCCCACGGGTGCCGGGTCATCACCTCGCGGGTGATGTCGGACCAGGCGTCACCGGTCATCATCTGGAACAGTGTGAACAGCGAGGTGGGCAGGTCCCCGAAGTACTTCGGCGCCGTCTCGTGGTAGAGCTTCGTGCCCATCACCGCCGCGACGTAGAGCACCAGGCTCAGCAACAGCACGATCGACGTCATCCCCGGTACGGCGGCGAGCAGGGCGGTGACCACCCTGCGCAGGCTCGGCACCACCGAGATCAGCCGCAGCGTCCGCAGGATCCGCAGGGTGCGCAGCACCGACAGGCCGCCCGCCGTGGGCAGCAGCGAGACCGTGACGATCGCGGTGTCGAACAGGTTCCACGGGTTGCGGAAGAACCGCCAGCCGTAGGCGTAGACCTTGGCGCACAGTTCGACGACGAAGACGGCGAGCGCGAGGTGGTCGACGACCGTGAGCGCCGTTCCGTACCGTGCGACGGCCGTCGCCGAGGTCTCCAGCCCCAGCGTCACGGAGTTGATCACGATGACGGCGATGATGAGGTGCTGGAAACGGGGGGTCTCCAGGGCGGCGCGAAGACGTTCGCGCACCGGCACGGGGGCTCCTGGGTGTCGGCGGCCGAGTACAGCGCCCGATCTTAACGGATGCCCGGAAAACAGGGCCTTGCGGTGATCGATCGGGAAGCCCGGACCGCTCGCTGCTCACCCCGCCCGGGTCACCCGGGTTCACCCAGGTGTGTCCTCCCGCCGGACGCGGTATCCCCCGATCCCCGATTCCAGCAGGTCGAAAGCGTGTTCGGCCTGCCGTCGCAGACGCGGGGTGATGGCGCCGACGATTTCGCCCGCGAGCATGTGCCGTACGGCCTCGCCGACCAGGGTCCGCAGGGTCGCGTCGATCTGCGCCGCCACGAGGGCGGGGGTGAGATCGTCGGGGTCGGCGTCCAGTTCCTCGGCGATGGCCTGGGCGAGTCTCCGCTCCCGGGCCTCGGCCATCTGCCGGGTCCGGGCGACCAGCGTCGGGCTGGCCTCGACCATCCGGATGAAGTCTCCGCCGCCCTCGTGGAAGCCGTAGCGGTGGTGGCCGGTGTCCAGGGCGTCCAGGAAGTCGCGGCGTACCGCCTGTAGCACGCTCTCGCCCGGCTTGCGGTCCCGCACCACCCGGGCCAGCGTGTCCTCGACCTCGGGTGCGCGGTCGAGGAGCAGATCCTCCTTGGTGGCGAAGTAGTTGAAGACCGTGTTGACCGAGACGTCGGCGACCCTGGCGACCTCCGCCACCGTCACGTTGTCGAACCCTCGGGCGAGGAACAGCCCCGTCGCGACGTCGGAGATGCGTCGCCGGGTCTCCCGCTTCTTACGCTCGCGCAGGCCCTCGCTCATGGCCTCATTCTAGGTGCCGAGCAATTTTTGATGTGACTCTAAAAATAGTGTTAACCTAAAAATGGAGGTGCACAATGATCAAAGCATCGGCACTGAGCAAGACCTTCCCGGGTGGTGTCGAGGCCGTCAGGGGTGTCGACATGACGGTGGAGAAGGGAGAGATCGTGGGATTCCTCGGCCCCAACGGGGCGGGGAAGACGACCACCATGCGGATGCTGACCACCCTGCTGACCCCCAGCGGGGGCAGTGCCACGGTCGCCGGGCACGACCTGATCACCGATCCGCGGAACGTACGACGACGGATCGGCTACGTCTCACAGGGCGGTGGAATCGGCCCGGCCAATCCGGTGGGGGAGGAGCTGGAACTGCACGCCATGTTGTACGGCATGCGTCAGGCCGAGGCGCGTGAGCGGGTCGCGGCGATCCTCGGCTCGCTCTCCCTGACCGGCCTGGAGAACCGGCCCGGCGGTGCGCTCTCCGGAGGTCAGCGCCGCCGTTTCGACCTGGCCTTCGGGCTGGTCCACGGCCCGTCGCTGCTCTTCCTCGACGAGCCCACCACCGGTCTCGACCCGCGGAGTCGGGCCGACCTCTGGACGCACATCCGGAGGCTGCGCGACGAGGACGGCCTGACGGTCTTCCTGACCACGCACTATCTCGACGAGGCGGACGCGCTGGCCGACCGCCTGCTCGTCATCGACCACGGCGTGATCGTCGCCGAGGGCACCCCGGCCGAGCTCAAGGGCGGCACCGGCACCCTCGACGACGCCTTCCTTTCCATCACCGGTCGCTCCCTGCGGGACGACGCCGAGAACGAGGGACGGTGAACGACCGGATGAACGTCATCCGCGACACCTGGTTGATCTTCCGGCACGACGTCCGGATCTCCCTGCGGCAGAGGGCGGGGATCGTCTTCGGCGTCCTGCAGCCGATGCTCTACCTGGTGCTGTTCGGCCCGCTGTTCGCCACCATCGGCACCTGGGAGACCCTGATCCCCGGACTGCTGATCCAGGTGGCACTGCTCAGCGCGGGCCTGGCCGGGTTCGGCATCGTCTTCGACGCCAGGTCGGGGGTGCTGGAACGGCTGCGCGTCACCCCGGCGCGCCGGGTGGCCCTGCTGCTCGGCAGGGTGCTGGCCGGCTCCGTCGTCCTGCTGCTCCAGTCACTCGTGCTGGTCGCGGTGGGGTACGCCTTCGGCCTGCGGGCGGCGGTACCCGGCGTGCTGGTCGGGCTCGTCCTGATGATCCTGCTCGGTGTCGGCCTGGCGGCGCTGTCCAACGCGATCGCGCTCACCATGAACCCCGACGCGTTCGCCCCGGTCATGAGCACGGCGGTCATCCCGCTGATCCTGCTCTCCGGGGCCTTCCTGCCGATGTCCATGGCCCCGGGCTGGCTGGACGCGCTCTCCCTGGCCACCCCGTTCCGCCACGTGCTCGAAGCCCTGCGTGAGCTCTTCGCCGGACACTACGTCACCGGGACCGTCGCGACCGGCGCCGCGGTGTCCGTGGTCCTGGCGGTGGCCTGCGTCGTCGTGGGAACCCGCGTCTTCAACCGCGCGAACGCCTGACACGCCGCGTTCCGGGGGTGCGTCCGTCCGCGGCGGGCCGTAGGGCTCGATCCCCGGGTCGGAGTGGACGCTCCCGTCCCCGTCCGCCTCCGCGCCGACGCGCCGGGCGGCGGTGTTGCTCACCCGCAGGACGTACAGGCCCAGGTCGGGATCGACGGACACCAGGCCGTAGGCGGTGTCGACCTCGTCCTGGGCCAGGCCCAGGCGGCGCATCGCGTCGGCGAGTGTCGCCCGGGCCGGGAGTCGTACGCTGACCAGAAGCATGACCTCACGCTACGCGCCTGGCACGGCGGCGCAACGAGGCGATCAGGCCGCGCGTGTCGAGGACGCCGTACCCGTAGTCGTCGTCGAACCCGACGTCGCTGCGGTCGTCGGCGGTACGGCGTAGCAGGGTGCGCAGCTGGGCGGGCGAGAGCCGGGAGGAGGGCCAGAGGGTGCGCACCGCCGCCACCACGCCGGCGGCGACCGGGCAGGCGGCCGAGGTGCCCGAGTCGGGCTCGCCGTCACCGAAGGCCCCGGAGCCCGCGAAGTGGGTGTAGCAGCAGAGGTCGGGCTTGCGGGCGGTCAGGCGGCCCGGCCCCTGGGAGGAGTAGCCGACCCGGTCGCCGCGGACGTCGACGCCGCCGACCGAGAGGGCGTCCGGGTGGGAGTTGGCGCCCGCGATCGGCCGGTCCGGGTAGGCGCACCGGCCGTCGCGGCACTCGCGACCGCAGTTGCCGGCGGCGAACAGCACGTCGGCGCCGGCCCGGTCGAGGCTGGAGATGATCAGGTTGAACGGGTGGGCCGGGTTGTCGGAGTAGTTGCCCGGGTGGCCGACGGGGAAGTCCCAGAGCGGGGAGAAGGAGCCCCAGCTGTTGCTGATCACCAGGGAGCGTGATCCGGCGGGCTGCCCCTCCAGGACGGTGCGCAGGTGGGCGAAGGCGGCGATGGCGTCCGACAGCAGGCCGTCGAGGGCCGAACCGCCCGGCCGCCGGGAGAGCAGCACCGGGACGTCGATCAACGAGGCGCGCGGGGCGGCGATCAGCGCGTCGAAGGCGCACATCGTGCCGTGGTCGACGGTGAACTCGCCCGGCCCGCCGTTCACCCCCGCCGGACTCCAGCTCCGCCCCGCGTCGAGGCTCACCTCGCGGTCGAGCCGCCGGGTGACGTGCCGCGCGTTGATGCCGGTGTCGAGCACGGCGACGGCGACGCCCGAGCCGTCCAGGCCCTCCTCGGCCAGCTCGGCGACCCGCAGCAGCCGCTCCACGTCGTGCCAGTCGCCCACCGGGGGGTCGCCGCCGCAGGTGAGGTTCGGCCCGATCACCGGGTCGGCGAAGACCCCCACGACGTCGGGACGGAACGCCGGCAGCAGGCTGACCCGGGTGGAGATCTCGTCGTCGGAGATCTCCCCGCGGACCAGCACCGAGGCGTCCCCCGCGGCCATGGAGAACGTCAGCGGCTGGTGCAGGGAGAGGGGGTCGCCCCCGCCGCCGGGCACGGGCCTGGGCACGACGACCGGAGCGAACGAGGGGTCGAGGACGACCCCGGGAAGCGTGTCGGCCACGTCGGCCGCCGCGGTGGTGACCGCGGGGTCGGCCACGGCGGCGACGACGTCGGGTGAGGGGCGGAGCTGGAGCAGGACTCGCATGGTGCACCACCGGCGGTGAGGGGGAGCCAACCTCACCACATTCCTGCATTGCCGCTGATCACGCCACCGGTCGAATCCATCTCCAATCGGGACGCATAACTCGCAGAATCCACAAATCGCGGGCGTGGATTTCCTTCCCTGGGGGAATGCCGGTCACTAGCGTTGGAGGGCATGACCACAGCGGCCGAGACGACGCCGACACCGCACTCCGCATCCCGGCACGGGCACTGGCTGAGCACCCGGCCACGGCTGGTCGTGGCCAGTGGCTTCATGCTCTTCCTGGAGCTGGCGCTGATCCGGTGGACCGGATCGAACATCGTCCATCTGAGTTATTTCACGAATTTCGTCCTGCTCGGTTCCTTCCTCGGGATCGGACTCGGGTTCCTCCGGGTCGGACGCACCACCCGGCAGCCGTACTATTCGCCGATCGTGCTGGCCGCGTTGGTGCTGGTGGTCCTGCTGTTCCCGGTCACCGTGGACCGCCAGACCGAGGGCGTCCTGTACTGGACGAGCCTGAGCGCCAGCGGGCCGCCCCCCTGGCTCATCCTGCCGGTGATCTTCGTCGCGGCGGCGGTCGTGCTGATGGGCCCGGCCGAACTGGTCGGGCGGTGCTTCCCCGAACTCGACCGGCTGGAGGCCTACCGCTACGACCTGATCGGCAGCCTGACCGGGATCGCGCTGTTCACCGCCCTGTCGTTCCTCAGCGCGCCGCCGGTGGTGTGGGGCGGGATCGCGGCGCTCGCCTACGCGGTGCTGCTGTGGCCCCGCAGGCCCTGGGCCCGCGTCGCGCTGCTGTTGCCCTCGCTGGTCGTCGTCGGGGCGCTCGCCGTCGAGACGCTGACCGCCGGGGCGTTGTGGTCGCCGTACTACAAGGTGACCTACGTGCGCGGTCACTGGAACGACGTGCCGCTGATGAACATCGACGTCAACGGCATCCCGCACCAGCAGGCGACCCCGGCGCGCAGCCGCCTGGAGTGGGAACGCCAGTACGCCCTGCCGTACGAGCGCTCCGCCACGGGCAGGCTCGACGACGTGCTGATCGTGGGTGCGGGCAGCGGCACCGACGTGTCGATCGCGCTGTCCAAGGGAGCAAGGCACGTCGACGCCGTGGAGATCGACCCCAAGCTGCTCGAACTCGGCCGCAGGCACCACCCGGACCGGCCCTACGACGACCCCCGGGTCACCACCCACGTCACCGACGGCCGCGCCTTCCTGGAGCGCACCTCCGGCAGGTACGACCTGATCCTCTTCGCGCTGCCCGACTCGCTCACCCTGGTCTCCGGCGCGAGCTCGCTGCGACTGGAGAGCTACCTGTTCACGTCGCAGGCGATGGAGGCGGCCCGCGAGCACCTCAAACCCGGCGGCTCCTTCTCGATGTACAACTACTACCGTGAGGGCTGGCTGGTCGACCGGCTCGCCTCCACCGTCCAGTCCGCCTTCGGCCACAGGCCGTGCGTCGACATCGTCAGCGAGACCGGCCAGCAGGCGGTCATCACCGCGGGGCTGACCCCGGACGCGCAGCGGTGCGGCGGCGAGTGGGCCGGGGCGACCGCCGACACCCCGCCGCCGGCCGGTGACGACCGGCCCTTCCTCTACCTGAAGGACCGGACGATCCCGCAGATCTACCTCCTCACCCTCGGCCTGATCCTCATCGTGAGCATGCTCGCCGTCCGCGCGGTGGCCGGCCCCTACGCCCGGATGCGTCCCTACGCCGACCTATTCCTGCTCGGGGTGGCGTTCCTGCTGCTGGAGACCAAGAGCGTCACCGGGTTCGCGCTGCTGTTCGGCACCACCTGGGTGGTCAACGCGATCGTGTTCGCCGGGGTCCTGGTCGCGGTGCTCGCCGCCGTGGAGGTGACCCGCCGCTTCCGGGTCCCTTCCCTGCCGGTGATGTACGGCGTGCTGCTGGCCGGGCTGCTGCTGGCCTGGCTGGTGCCGAACTCCTGGCTGCTGGGCCTGCCGCTGCCGGTGCGCGCGGTGGTCGCCGTGGTCGTGGCGTTCCTGCCGATCTTCGCGGCCAACGTGGTGTTCGCCAAGCGCTTCGCCGGCTCCGCGGACGGCACGGTCGCCTTCGGCGCCAACCTGCTGGGTGCGATGGTGGGAGGCTGCCTGGAGTACCTGGCGCTGGTCGTCGGCTACCAGGCGCTGCTGGTCGTCGCGGGGGTGGTCTACCTCGGGGCCTTCGCGCTGCTGCCCAGGACCGCGCGGGCCGGGTGAGCGGCTCCGGCGGCCGGGCGGTGCCGGTACACCCCGCCTGGTGGTCGCGATGGTTGCGATACCCCGGTCGCCCTCGGCCGTCTCCGGTGGTCCGGTGGTCCGGATGGCCCGGGTGGAAAAGCGGTGGCCCGCCCTTCTTCCGATGTGCGGAAGGAGGGCGGGCCACATGTGTCCCGGGTCAGAAACCGCAGATCTCGTCGAGCGTCTGCGCGTTCTTGCCGTTCTGGGTGGGGGTCTGGCTCGGCTTGGCCGCCGTCGTCCTCGTGGCGGTGGGCGTGGGAGTGGTGGTCGCGGGGCCGCTCGCGGAGGGGGAGGTCCCCGTGCCGCTCGCGGAGGGGGCGGGGCTCGTGCCGCTCGCGCCGGGGGAGGCCGGGGCGGCCTGCGCGCGACGGGGGGACTGCATCGACTGGCGCACCGTCCTGGCGGCCGCGGTGCGGATCTTCTGCCAGTCGGGCGAGCCGGTGTAGAACTCCGGCGGCACGAACTGGAGGCTGACGATCCTGGCGTCCTTGACGCGCAGGCCCAGCTCGGCGATGTGCTCCAGCAGCTCACGCGGGATGTCGGTCTTGGCTGTCTTCTTCGCCACATTTGCGATCTTGGCGAAGTTGGTGAGCACGACCGCGGGGGTGGCCTGCTGGGCGAAGGCGCCGATGACGCAGCGCTGACGGGCCATCCGGGAGAAGTCGTCGCTGCCGACGCGCGATCGCCCGTACCAGAGCGCCTCCTCACCGCTGAGGGTCCGGTAGCCGGCCTTGATGGTGCCCGCGGTGCCGTAGAGACCGCCCCACGGGATGTCGCGCTCCACCTTGATCTTCAGGCCGCCGATGGCGTCCACCAGGTGGGCGAAGCCGTACATGTTGACCAGGGCGTAATAGTCGATCTTGAAACCGAGTGTGTGGCCGAGGGCGTCCATCAGCGCCCGGGGGCCGCGCTGCCCGTCCTTCTTGCCCGGTACGACCTCGGGGTGGTCCTCGGCGTACTGCCACACCTCGTTGAGCAGGCCGCCGTTGGGCAGCTCGCGCATGAAGCCGCTGGGGAACCGCTTGGCGAGCTGGGTGCCGGCCGGGAAGTGGACGTGCTGGAGGTTGCGGGGGATGCTGAACATGGCTGTGTTGCCGGTCATGACGTCCACGCTGGCCACGGTCATGCTGTCGGTCCGGACGCCTTCCCGGTTCCCGGCGCCGTCGCCGCCGACGAGCAGGAAGTTCACCCGCTTGCGTCCGCCCCAGGGGTCCTCATGCTTGATCGGGGCCGCGGTGGGATCGTCCGCCGTGCTCCCGAAGATGCTGTTGGCCGTCTCCTTGAGGGTCAGCACGGTGCTCGCGGTCAGCGCGAACGGCGCCAGCACCGACACGCACAGCACGCCCACCACGATGCCCGAGACGATCTGGCCCCTGCCGTTGAGCCGCTCCGGCCGCAGGGAGATGTAGGAGAAGAGCATCAGCAGGAACCAGGCGACCCCGCCGACGACGGCGAGGGCCACGGCGGTCGTGAGCGTGCTGTCCCGGGCGACGAAACCGGTGTTGTCCGGGTCGCTGAGGATGAACCCGGCGACCGCCGCCGAGGCCAGCAGCAGGCCGAAGACGCCGAGCAGGATGTAGCCGACGCGGCGCTGTCCCGCCCGCAGGTGCGCCGAGCCGGGCAGGATCGCCGACAGCGCGGTCCAGCCGATGAGTGCGGCGGGCGTCAGCGGCTTGGCGAACCGGGGGCCACCCTTGGCGGGGCGGCCGGCAGGGCGGCCGGAGGGCTTGGCGGGGCGGCCGGCCGGGGAGGCGGAGGGGTTCGCGGCCGGTTCGGGGCGCGCTCCCGGCGGAACCGCCTCCCGGTTCTCGCCGGTCGTCTGCCTTTCACCCGTGTCGCGCTTCCCGTGCGCCTCCTGGGGGAGGGCCGCACCCGATGCTCCTGCCGCAGCGGTGTCGCCCGGGCGTGGTGTGGCGGGCCCGCCGGGTGTTCCGGGGTCCTGGACGGCTCGGCCCCCCGCGGGCCCGGAAGCCGCTGAGGCCCTGGAGGATGCGGAAGGTGCGGAAGGCGCTGAGGCCGCGGAAGGCCCGGAAGCTCCCGGGGCCTCGGCGGACCCGGCGGTTCCGGGAGCTCCGGAAGCTCCGGAAGCTCCGGAAGCTCCGGAAGCTTGGGAGGTTGCGGAAGCCCGGGGGGCTCCAGAGGGTGGGACGGCGTCCGCACCGGGGGTGCTCGAGGCCGCCGCCGGGTGCGGAGCGCCGTTCGAGCCTGCGCCGGGGGGAGCGCCGGGTGGTCCTGCCTGGCCGGGGTCGCCGCCGGGGGTGGGGGCGGGGGTGTTCACAGGGCCGGGCGGACCCGCGGGGCCGGACGCGCCACTGGGGCCGCGGCCCCCGCTGCGTCGCCGGGGGCGCCGTTTCCCGCCTTCGCCGGCGAGATCCCCCGAGTCTTGCCCAAGGCGCATCGTTACACCGCTTCCTAACTATGTATATCCCGGTCCACCAGGCAAAATGGCCATGGTTCCCCGATTCCACGGAATTGGCAGGATTCTAGTCCCCATACAGGAACATGGCGGACAGATGACCAATCCAGGGTGAATGACTACTTAAGCTACGGCGTCACGGATGCGGGGTGTGCGGAGAGCTCCGGGTGCGGCCGTGACCGTGGAGGGGGCCCCGAGGCGACGGCCGGGGAGGGAGGCCGGTCGCCGGTCCGGGGGAGGGGGCGGCGCGGTGCGCCGAACACCGGTGTGGCCGTCCCGGTGATCGTCCCGGCGGCTTTCCTCGGGCGGTCGTGCCGGCGGCTTTTCCCACGTGGTCGTCCTGTCGGCTTCCCCTCGCGTGGTCGTGCCGTCGGCTTTCCCCCGCGTGGTCGTGCCGGCGGAGGCGTGGCGGCCGGCGGTGTGGTGGGTGGGGCAGGTGGGACGACAGGTGCTGTTGTCCTTTTTGTGGCACACCGTCCCCTGTCGGGCTGAGTGTCCAGTGCGGCAGATGGGTCCGGACTATTGTGGGATTTGGGGCGTAAGCATACTGATTTATCAGCCGTCACGGATGTAGCCGCGTTCGATTACATTCCGAAATCATCCAAGGTGATCTCCGCGATGTCCGGGACCGGACCGGGTGCCGTGACCTAGCTTCAAAACCATGAATCTGCAGCAGCTCCGCTATGTGGTCGCGACGGCGGAGCATCGCACCATGACCGACGCGGCCAGGTCGCTCTACATCGCCCAGCCTGCGCTTTCCCGTGCCATCAGGGACCTGGAACGGGAACTCGGGATGACGCTGTTCGCCCGCTCCGGACGCGGGGTCGTCGTCACCGCGCAGGGACGCCGGGTGGTCAAGCTGGCCAGGGAGGCCCTCGACGCGGTTCGCGAGATCGAGGCCCTGTCCACGCACGGCCACACCTCCGAGGCGGAGCTCCGCATCGCCTCGACGCCCAGTCTCGAACCGGGGCTGGCCGGACGCCTCCTTCCCGCCTACGCCGCCGAGCATCCCGGGGTGCGCGTCCACATCGTCCGCTGCGACGGCCGGGACGGTGTGGTCAGCGCCATCAGGGACCATCGGGCCGACCTCGGCCTGACGGACCTGCCCGTCCCCGCCGACCTGGTCAGCCATCCGCTGGAGCGGCAGGAGATCGTCCTGATCTCCCCGCCCGGAGTGGACCTGCCCGACCCGGTGCCGATGCGGAGACTCAACGGCATGCGCCTGACACTGCCGAGTCCCGACAGCGCCAGGCGCAGGGAGTTCGACGCGCTCTTCGCCAAGCACGGGGTGGCCCCCGTGGTGGTGAGCCACATCGACGAGCGCGGCAACTGGCTGGGAACGGTCCGTTCGGGCACGGCCTCGATGCTCTGGTACCGGGGGGCGGCCGACCAGGCCGTCCGGGCCGGGCTCGTGGTCCGCACCCTCGACCCCTCGGTCCGCCGGGTGATCGCCCTCGTGCACGCGCGGCGGCGGCTGCCCGCCTCGGCCCAGGAGTTCCTGTCCGTGGCCGAAGGTGGGTCGGCCGCGTAAGGACGCCGTGGGTCGTCCGTGTTCTCTCAATTCCCCCAGAGGCGGCGCAGGTGGGAGCGCCGTCCTCTCCGAAGCCGGGCGATAGGCTCGGTTTCGATGACTATCTTGCGCCTGCGTGGCCGTGAGTTCCGGCCCGGCGAATTCGCGATCATGGCGGTGGTCAACCGCACCCCCGACTCCTTCTTCGATCGGGGCAGGACATACGGTTTCCCCGCGGCCCTGGAGGCGGTGGACGCGGCGGTCGCCGCGGGAGCCGACATCGTCGACATCGGCGGTGTCAAGGCGGGCCCCGGAGCCGAGGTCGATCCGGCGGAGGAGATCCGCAGGGTGGCCGACCTGGTGGCCGCGGTCAGGCGGCGCCACCCCGAGCTCGTCATCAGTGTCGACACCTGGCGTGCCGAGGTCGGCGAGGTCGTCGCCCAGGCGGGTGCGGACCTGCTCAACGACACCTGGGGCGGAGTCGACCCCGAGCTGGCCGGCGTCGCCGCGAAACACGGCATCGGGCTGGTCTGCGCGCATGCCGGCCGCGTCGCCCCGCGCACCCGCCCGCATCGCATCGCCTACGCCGACGTGGTCGCCGACGTGGTCGGATACACCGTGGCCCTGGCCGAGCGCGCCGCCGCGGCGGGCGTGCCCAGGGAGTCGATCCTCATCGACCCCGCGCACGACTTCGGCAAGAACACCCGGCACTCCCTGGAGATCGGCCGCCGCCTGGACGAACTGGTGGACACCGGCTGGCCGGTGCTCGTCGCGGTCTCCAACAAGGACTTCGTCGGCGAGACCCTCGGTGGCCTGCCCGTCGACGAACGTCACGCCGGGACCATGGCGACCCTCGCGATCTCCGCGTGGCAGGGGGCGAGGGTCTTCCGGGTGCACGACGCCGCCTCCGCCCGCACCGCGCTGGCGGTCATCGGTGCGCTGCGCCGCTGACCCGGAGACCGGCCGGGCCACCCGCGGGGGAAACGGGTGGCCCGGGTCGCGAGGCGGGGGCGCGCCTCGCTCTTCGCAAGGTCCTGCGGCGTGATGCCCGCCGCGTGGCCGGTGGAGATTCAGGCCATGCTCGTGGACCTTCCGGCTGGAACCGCTCCGGCGCTCCGATGGGCCCCGGACGGTGGCCGGAGTCACCATCGTCGGTCAGCGCGATGCTTACCGCAAGATCCTGACTGGAGTAAATTTTTCTGTTACAGAGTGGGGGGGCGGTGCGTTCACGAATAGATCACCGACAGGAACCGGGTCAGGATCTCCTCCCGCTTGCTCCCCGGAAGGGCGTCCAGGACCGCGTTGACCACGGCCATCTCCGGCCGGCCCGAACCGCCGAAGTCCACTCCGACGGAGGCCGCCAGCTCGGCGAAGGCGGCGTCGTCCAGCGCGTCCAGATCCAGGCCGGCCACCAGTTCCACCAGCCCCTCGGGCAGTCGCGCCGGCCCCCGCTCACGCGCGGCCCGCGCCGACTCCTCGATCACCGCCAGCATCGCCTCGACCCCCCGCAGGGTGACC contains:
- a CDS encoding spermine/spermidine synthase domain-containing protein, encoding MTTAAETTPTPHSASRHGHWLSTRPRLVVASGFMLFLELALIRWTGSNIVHLSYFTNFVLLGSFLGIGLGFLRVGRTTRQPYYSPIVLAALVLVVLLFPVTVDRQTEGVLYWTSLSASGPPPWLILPVIFVAAAVVLMGPAELVGRCFPELDRLEAYRYDLIGSLTGIALFTALSFLSAPPVVWGGIAALAYAVLLWPRRPWARVALLLPSLVVVGALAVETLTAGALWSPYYKVTYVRGHWNDVPLMNIDVNGIPHQQATPARSRLEWERQYALPYERSATGRLDDVLIVGAGSGTDVSIALSKGARHVDAVEIDPKLLELGRRHHPDRPYDDPRVTTHVTDGRAFLERTSGRYDLILFALPDSLTLVSGASSLRLESYLFTSQAMEAAREHLKPGGSFSMYNYYREGWLVDRLASTVQSAFGHRPCVDIVSETGQQAVITAGLTPDAQRCGGEWAGATADTPPPAGDDRPFLYLKDRTIPQIYLLTLGLILIVSMLAVRAVAGPYARMRPYADLFLLGVAFLLLETKSVTGFALLFGTTWVVNAIVFAGVLVAVLAAVEVTRRFRVPSLPVMYGVLLAGLLLAWLVPNSWLLGLPLPVRAVVAVVVAFLPIFAANVVFAKRFAGSADGTVAFGANLLGAMVGGCLEYLALVVGYQALLVVAGVVYLGAFALLPRTARAG
- a CDS encoding LCP family protein — encoded protein: MALAVVGGVAWFLLMLFSYISLRPERLNGRGQIVSGIVVGVLCVSVLAPFALTASTVLTLKETANSIFGSTADDPTAAPIKHEDPWGGRKRVNFLLVGGDGAGNREGVRTDSMTVASVDVMTGNTAMFSIPRNLQHVHFPAGTQLAKRFPSGFMRELPNGGLLNEVWQYAEDHPEVVPGKKDGQRGPRALMDALGHTLGFKIDYYALVNMYGFAHLVDAIGGLKIKVERDIPWGGLYGTAGTIKAGYRTLSGEEALWYGRSRVGSDDFSRMARQRCVIGAFAQQATPAVVLTNFAKIANVAKKTAKTDIPRELLEHIAELGLRVKDARIVSLQFVPPEFYTGSPDWQKIRTAAARTVRQSMQSPRRAQAAPASPGASGTSPAPSASGTGTSPSASGPATTTPTPTATRTTAAKPSQTPTQNGKNAQTLDEICGF
- a CDS encoding LysR family transcriptional regulator, giving the protein MNLQQLRYVVATAEHRTMTDAARSLYIAQPALSRAIRDLERELGMTLFARSGRGVVVTAQGRRVVKLAREALDAVREIEALSTHGHTSEAELRIASTPSLEPGLAGRLLPAYAAEHPGVRVHIVRCDGRDGVVSAIRDHRADLGLTDLPVPADLVSHPLERQEIVLISPPGVDLPDPVPMRRLNGMRLTLPSPDSARRREFDALFAKHGVAPVVVSHIDERGNWLGTVRSGTASMLWYRGAADQAVRAGLVVRTLDPSVRRVIALVHARRRLPASAQEFLSVAEGGSAA
- the folP gene encoding dihydropteroate synthase, producing MTILRLRGREFRPGEFAIMAVVNRTPDSFFDRGRTYGFPAALEAVDAAVAAGADIVDIGGVKAGPGAEVDPAEEIRRVADLVAAVRRRHPELVISVDTWRAEVGEVVAQAGADLLNDTWGGVDPELAGVAAKHGIGLVCAHAGRVAPRTRPHRIAYADVVADVVGYTVALAERAAAAGVPRESILIDPAHDFGKNTRHSLEIGRRLDELVDTGWPVLVAVSNKDFVGETLGGLPVDERHAGTMATLAISAWQGARVFRVHDAASARTALAVIGALRR